Proteins encoded in a region of the Candidatus Obscuribacter sp. genome:
- a CDS encoding M50 family metallopeptidase — protein MQFKPDKNKNSAGDNKAKGLKEPDKVKPTLKEVEERLSQLAAEVDNESQSTALPSTVKSALAPDTKESQVAAVKNIHINLYLFWGMVIFTVLFANAPYINWLIMPVNQFVVTIHEMSHAVVTWLTGGAVLGMTTVPDGAGHGGLTHSLGGMALFVDQAGYLGTTFFGCLLIYLSQFPRLSRHLLTFMGGAMILGALCFTLPGLINPGWFVQSALSLVIEVLMGLAFILAGRKLKPALANLMILFLAVQTALNSLELIWILVPHALGLSGSGFTDATNLARATMIPAIFWSLSWMFTSIVCLGLTLRFTYGAFLFKGMSKITTAYVKPKKN, from the coding sequence ATGCAATTTAAGCCTGACAAAAATAAAAACTCCGCCGGTGACAATAAAGCCAAAGGTCTCAAAGAGCCGGATAAGGTCAAACCGACACTTAAGGAAGTGGAGGAAAGGCTGAGTCAGCTGGCTGCCGAAGTAGATAACGAGAGTCAAAGCACAGCACTACCATCAACAGTTAAAAGCGCGCTTGCTCCCGATACAAAAGAGAGCCAGGTGGCGGCGGTCAAAAACATCCATATCAACCTCTATTTATTTTGGGGCATGGTGATTTTTACTGTTTTGTTTGCCAATGCTCCCTACATTAACTGGCTAATCATGCCGGTCAATCAGTTTGTGGTCACTATCCACGAGATGAGTCATGCCGTAGTCACCTGGCTTACCGGTGGCGCTGTGCTTGGTATGACTACTGTGCCTGACGGTGCTGGGCACGGCGGGCTGACCCATTCTCTGGGCGGGATGGCCTTATTTGTCGACCAGGCTGGTTATCTCGGCACCACCTTTTTTGGCTGTTTGCTAATTTATCTCAGTCAGTTTCCGCGCTTAAGTCGCCATTTGCTTACTTTTATGGGTGGCGCCATGATCTTGGGAGCGCTTTGTTTTACTTTGCCGGGACTAATCAATCCGGGCTGGTTTGTCCAGTCGGCTTTGAGTCTCGTTATCGAAGTTTTGATGGGACTGGCCTTTATATTGGCTGGACGCAAACTCAAACCGGCTTTGGCCAATTTGATGATTTTGTTTTTGGCTGTACAAACAGCCCTAAACAGTCTGGAGCTTATTTGGATACTCGTACCTCATGCCCTGGGGCTTAGTGGTAGTGGCTTTACCGATGCTACCAATTTGGCTCGGGCAACGATGATTCCGGCGATTTTTTGGTCACTGAGCTGGATGTTTACATCGATTGTCTGCCTGGGTTTGACTTTGCGTTTTACCTACGGTGCTTTTTTGTTTAAAGGCATGAGCAAAATCACCACTGCTTATGTAAAGCCTAAGAAAAATTGA
- a CDS encoding DMT family transporter, producing MLFGLSGLFGLNGLIAVCLACWSTWGIFDKKALDAAKYLDVIVFQHIIYVIEIPIIYLILTQLYPQGWTINAGVWGWTFLGSLASSIATLIYLIAMSKAEASFVLGITAAYPLVVHVLAQFVLNEELVPMRILGSILISAGVAFIGSTDHKHPDSGEDHTLVHKKSVVLMLCLVATLCWGTTGLFDKKSLLLDQAFKVYFARCAWDVLILAVFMATAFALKHKFNWTAKRAWKYSFLSSLCLSFGTIAYMFAMTMASASYVIVITGCYPLFMYFCAVFFLKEKIKKSRLIGVSLVVLGGLLVQQTQGS from the coding sequence GTGTTATTTGGACTTAGCGGGTTATTTGGACTCAACGGACTAATCGCCGTATGCCTTGCGTGCTGGAGCACCTGGGGCATTTTTGATAAAAAAGCCCTGGACGCGGCCAAATATCTTGACGTCATCGTTTTTCAGCACATTATCTATGTAATCGAAATCCCCATTATCTATTTGATCTTAACTCAACTCTATCCGCAGGGTTGGACGATAAATGCCGGTGTTTGGGGTTGGACATTTTTAGGATCATTGGCTTCCAGTATTGCTACTTTGATCTACCTGATTGCCATGTCCAAAGCCGAAGCCAGCTTTGTCCTGGGCATCACCGCCGCTTATCCATTAGTAGTCCATGTACTGGCCCAGTTTGTCCTTAATGAAGAACTGGTCCCCATGCGCATACTGGGCTCAATATTGATAAGTGCAGGGGTGGCTTTTATTGGTAGCACTGATCACAAACACCCAGACAGTGGAGAGGACCATACTCTTGTCCACAAAAAAAGTGTGGTGCTAATGCTCTGCCTTGTTGCCACTCTATGCTGGGGTACAACAGGTTTATTTGATAAAAAATCACTCTTACTCGATCAGGCATTTAAGGTCTATTTTGCCCGCTGTGCCTGGGATGTACTTATTCTGGCCGTGTTTATGGCAACGGCCTTTGCCCTCAAACACAAATTCAACTGGACGGCTAAGCGTGCCTGGAAATATTCATTTTTAAGCAGTCTCTGTCTCAGTTTTGGCACAATCGCCTATATGTTTGCCATGACCATGGCATCGGCCAGTTATGTCATTGTCATAACTGGCTGCTATCCATTATTTATGTACTTTTGCGCCGTATTTTTTCTCAAAGAAAAAATCAAAAAATCACGCTTGATTGGAGTGAGCCTGGTGGTACTTGGTGGGCTCCTGGTACAGCAAACTCAAGGCAGCTAA
- a CDS encoding phosphatidate cytidylyltransferase, translating to MRLFFGWLLFAISVASVLAGGKFLALVLGAACFMGGKEFIGMAKRKGINPSSRVVLGMIIAFFVVSAIPDFIPGRGLNLGFISNMGFFARLPGAEEQRYWSTFSIDHFPLVLSIGIFLSFFRLLFRNADPPATIADIASTILGFIYVGWLPAHLVLLRNLSPQGMPMSDNPLHQPGLAYVWATLFIIWATDVFAYYFGKRLGKHLLYPQISPKKTVEGAIGGLLASVALGTVVVYVADNYLFACHPFHNNLWQVPIMATVISVAAQIGDLGESLLKRDAGIKDSSDFIPGHGGFLDRGDSLIVGAAVAYYWVCLVVIRQI from the coding sequence ATGAGACTTTTCTTTGGCTGGTTATTATTTGCGATCTCAGTTGCCAGTGTTTTAGCTGGCGGTAAATTTTTGGCATTGGTCCTCGGTGCTGCCTGCTTTATGGGTGGCAAAGAGTTTATCGGCATGGCCAAACGCAAAGGCATTAACCCCTCCAGTCGGGTAGTGCTTGGCATGATTATTGCCTTTTTTGTTGTTTCTGCAATTCCCGATTTTATTCCAGGACGTGGTCTCAATCTTGGTTTTATCAGTAATATGGGATTTTTTGCCCGCCTGCCTGGAGCCGAGGAGCAGCGTTACTGGTCCACTTTTTCGATAGACCATTTTCCGCTGGTCCTATCTATAGGTATATTTCTTTCGTTCTTTCGTCTTTTGTTTCGCAACGCCGATCCGCCTGCCACCATTGCCGATATTGCCTCGACAATACTGGGCTTTATCTATGTAGGTTGGCTGCCAGCCCATCTTGTACTTTTGCGCAACTTGAGTCCGCAGGGCATGCCCATGAGCGACAATCCCCTGCATCAGCCTGGACTGGCTTATGTCTGGGCAACTTTGTTTATTATTTGGGCCACCGATGTCTTTGCTTATTACTTTGGTAAGCGTTTAGGCAAACATCTACTCTATCCCCAGATTAGCCCCAAAAAGACAGTAGAAGGCGCTATTGGCGGTCTGTTAGCCAGCGTAGCCCTGGGTACAGTAGTGGTTTATGTGGCTGACAACTATCTATTTGCCTGTCACCCATTTCACAATAATCTCTGGCAGGTGCCAATCATGGCTACTGTCATCTCTGTAGCCGCTCAGATAGGCGACCTGGGTGAGTCACTGCTTAAAAGAGATGCTGGCATCAAAGACTCCAGCGATTTTATCCCCGGTCATGGCGGCTTCCTTGACCGCGGTGATAGTCTGATTGTGGGAGCAGCTGTGGCTTATTACTGGGTTTGTCTTGTGGTGATCAGACAAATATAA